A section of the Magnetospirillum sp. WYHS-4 genome encodes:
- a CDS encoding glycosyltransferase family 2 protein: MRERGADITVAMITMNEEAAVGKVIRDIRVALPEAEVLVVDSSSDRTPEIAAELGATVLRQFPPQGYGPAMDRALRSGSRPVVVTLDCDDTYPVDRIAPLAALVLDEGWDLVDGSRLERKPAAMPWINYLANWGFASIASLLFVRRVTDLHSGMRAYRKTMIDQLSYQPKGAALPVELLLRPIRRGFRVTSVFIPYRERVGVSTMRPLESAYWTAKRILAARFG, encoded by the coding sequence ATGCGGGAACGGGGCGCCGACATCACCGTCGCCATGATTACCATGAACGAGGAAGCGGCGGTCGGCAAGGTGATCCGCGACATCCGGGTCGCCCTGCCCGAGGCCGAGGTCCTGGTGGTGGATTCAAGCAGCGACCGCACCCCCGAGATCGCCGCCGAACTGGGCGCCACCGTACTCCGCCAGTTCCCGCCCCAGGGATACGGACCGGCCATGGACCGCGCCTTGCGTTCGGGCAGCCGGCCGGTGGTAGTGACCCTGGACTGCGACGACACCTACCCGGTGGACCGCATCGCCCCCCTGGCCGCCCTGGTGCTGGACGAGGGATGGGACTTGGTCGACGGGTCCCGCCTGGAACGCAAACCGGCCGCCATGCCCTGGATCAACTACTTGGCCAATTGGGGCTTCGCCTCGATCGCTTCCCTGCTGTTCGTAAGGCGGGTCACAGACCTGCACAGTGGAATGCGCGCATACAGGAAGACGATGATCGACCAGCTCTCATACCAGCCGAAGGGCGCCGCCCTGCCCGTGGAACTGCTGCTCCGGCCCATCCGCCGGGGATTCCGCGTGACATCGGTTTTCATCCCCTACCGGGAACGGGTGGGCGTGAGCACCATGCGACCGCTGGAAAGCGCCTACTGGACCGCCAAGCGCATCCTGGCCGCCCGTTTCGGCTGA
- a CDS encoding CCDC90 family protein yields MIRAMNVVTLDTHAIVKELQAAGFSEPQAEAVTRVVKQAQDIDLSHLATKDDIKDVRTEIKDVRTEIKEAELRLEVQITRSKAELLKWMFGALAAQTGVIVTLLKVL; encoded by the coding sequence ATGATCCGGGCCATGAACGTGGTGACGCTCGATACCCACGCCATCGTCAAGGAATTGCAGGCCGCCGGATTCAGCGAACCGCAGGCGGAAGCGGTGACGCGCGTCGTCAAGCAGGCCCAGGACATAGACCTCAGCCATCTGGCGACCAAGGACGACATCAAGGATGTCCGGACCGAGATCAAGGATGTCAGGACCGAGATCAAGGAGGCGGAACTCCGTCTCGAGGTCCAGATCACCCGCAGCAAGGCGGAACTGCTGAAGTGGATGTTCGGCGCTCTGGCCGCCCAAACCGGCGTCATCGTCACCCTTCTCAAGGTGCTGTAA
- a CDS encoding valine--tRNA ligase, with translation MLDKTYKPGDVEQKHYRQWEESGAFACGRKTDAKPYTIVIPPPNVTGSLHMGHALNNTLQDILIRYRRMKGDDALWQPGTDHAGIATQMVVERQMEKEGLTRHDLGRDAFIERVWRWKAQSGGTITGQLRRLGASCDWSRERFTMDEGLSKAVRKVFVDLYKQDLIYRDKRLVNWDPLLHTAISDLEVEQREVQGAMWYFRYPLEDDPTRHIVVGTTRPETMLGDTAVAVHPDDDRYKDLIGKRVVLPIVGRAIPIVADTYADPEKGSGAVKITPAHDFNDFEVGKRNGLAMINVLDRNARMNENVPDHLKGLDRFECRDAVVKEIEGLGLLEKIEPNPMTVPYGDRSGVVIEPWLTDQWFVDAAKLAGPAIEAVESGKTRFVPRNWEKTYFEWMRNIQPWCISRQIWWGHQVPAWYGPDGHIFVEMSEEEAQAAAGTHYGRHVELSRDGDVLDTWFSSALWPFSTLGWPDAVPEVGRHYPTDVLVTGFDIIFFWVARMMMMGMHFMKEPPFHTVYIHALVRDEKGQKMSKSKGNVIDPLDLIDRFGADALRFTLTAFAAQGRDVRLSEGRVEGYRNFATKLWNAARFCQMNACIPEVDFDPGSVKLTVNKWLVGKVKECADATAAAIDSYRFNEAAGAAYQFTWGTFCDWYLELVKPILQGEGADAGTKAETRAAAAWALDAILHVLHPMMPFITEELWEAWADVPRPHRLVAAAWPELPASLFDGAAAAEMDWVVRLVSLVRTVRAEMNVPPGAKIPLLVKDASEATRTRLATHDTVIRSLARLESVEFLAGPPPKGAVQDVLDEATLVLPLAGVIDVAAERARLDKEIKKLDDEVAKVDKKLANESFVAKAPPEVVEEQRERRADHAAKRDKLKDALARLKDA, from the coding sequence ATGTTGGACAAAACCTACAAGCCCGGCGACGTCGAGCAGAAGCACTACCGCCAGTGGGAGGAATCGGGCGCCTTCGCCTGCGGGCGGAAGACGGACGCCAAGCCCTATACCATCGTCATCCCGCCGCCCAACGTCACCGGCAGCCTGCACATGGGCCATGCGCTCAACAACACGCTGCAGGACATCCTGATCCGCTATCGCCGCATGAAGGGCGACGATGCGCTCTGGCAGCCGGGCACCGACCACGCGGGCATCGCCACCCAGATGGTGGTGGAACGCCAGATGGAAAAGGAAGGTCTGACCCGCCACGACCTGGGCCGCGACGCCTTCATCGAGCGCGTATGGCGCTGGAAGGCCCAGTCGGGCGGCACCATCACCGGCCAGTTGCGGCGTCTGGGGGCTTCCTGCGACTGGTCGCGCGAACGCTTCACCATGGATGAAGGTCTGTCCAAGGCGGTGCGCAAGGTCTTCGTCGACCTTTACAAGCAGGACCTGATCTACCGCGACAAGCGTCTGGTCAACTGGGACCCGCTGCTGCACACCGCGATTTCCGACCTGGAAGTCGAACAGCGCGAGGTCCAGGGGGCCATGTGGTACTTCCGCTATCCTTTGGAAGATGACCCCACCCGCCATATCGTGGTCGGCACCACCCGTCCCGAGACCATGCTGGGCGATACCGCCGTGGCCGTCCATCCGGACGACGACCGCTACAAGGATCTGATCGGCAAGCGGGTGGTGCTGCCCATCGTCGGGCGCGCCATCCCCATCGTCGCCGATACCTATGCCGATCCGGAAAAGGGCTCCGGCGCCGTGAAGATCACCCCGGCCCACGACTTCAACGATTTCGAAGTCGGCAAGCGCAACGGCCTTGCCATGATAAACGTGCTGGACCGCAACGCCCGCATGAACGAGAACGTCCCCGACCATCTCAAGGGCCTGGACCGCTTCGAATGCCGCGACGCCGTGGTCAAGGAGATCGAGGGCCTGGGGCTCCTGGAGAAGATCGAACCCAACCCGATGACCGTGCCCTACGGCGACCGTTCCGGCGTGGTGATCGAACCCTGGCTGACCGACCAGTGGTTCGTCGACGCCGCCAAGCTGGCCGGCCCGGCCATCGAGGCCGTGGAATCGGGCAAGACCCGTTTCGTCCCCCGCAACTGGGAAAAAACCTATTTCGAATGGATGCGCAACATCCAGCCCTGGTGCATCTCGCGCCAGATCTGGTGGGGCCATCAGGTACCCGCCTGGTACGGTCCGGACGGCCATATCTTCGTGGAAATGAGCGAGGAGGAAGCCCAGGCCGCCGCCGGGACACACTACGGCCGTCATGTGGAACTGTCGCGCGACGGCGACGTGCTGGACACTTGGTTCTCGTCCGCCCTCTGGCCCTTCTCGACGCTGGGCTGGCCGGACGCCGTGCCCGAGGTCGGCCGCCACTACCCGACCGACGTGCTGGTCACCGGCTTCGATATCATCTTCTTCTGGGTCGCCCGCATGATGATGATGGGCATGCACTTCATGAAGGAGCCGCCCTTCCATACCGTCTACATCCATGCCCTGGTCCGCGACGAGAAGGGCCAGAAGATGTCCAAATCCAAGGGCAACGTCATCGATCCTTTGGATCTGATCGACAGGTTCGGCGCCGACGCGTTGCGTTTCACGCTTACCGCCTTCGCCGCCCAGGGCCGCGACGTGCGCCTGTCGGAAGGCCGGGTCGAAGGCTACCGCAACTTCGCCACCAAGCTGTGGAACGCCGCCCGCTTCTGCCAGATGAACGCCTGCATTCCCGAGGTGGACTTCGATCCGGGGTCGGTCAAGCTGACGGTCAACAAGTGGCTGGTCGGCAAGGTCAAGGAATGCGCCGACGCCACCGCGGCGGCCATCGATTCCTATCGCTTCAACGAGGCCGCCGGCGCCGCCTACCAGTTCACCTGGGGCACCTTCTGCGACTGGTACCTGGAACTGGTCAAGCCGATCCTCCAGGGCGAAGGCGCCGACGCCGGCACCAAGGCGGAAACCCGCGCCGCCGCCGCCTGGGCGCTGGACGCCATTCTGCACGTCCTGCATCCCATGATGCCCTTCATCACCGAGGAACTTTGGGAAGCCTGGGCCGATGTGCCCCGCCCCCACCGCCTGGTCGCCGCCGCCTGGCCCGAGTTGCCGGCATCCCTGTTCGACGGGGCCGCGGCGGCGGAGATGGACTGGGTGGTGCGTCTCGTTTCCCTGGTGCGGACGGTGCGCGCGGAAATGAACGTCCCGCCGGGCGCCAAGATCCCCCTGCTGGTCAAGGACGCAAGCGAGGCCACCCGGACCCGCCTGGCCACCCACGACACGGTGATCCGCAGCTTGGCGCGCCTGGAAAGCGTCGAATTCCTGGCCGGGCCCCCGCCCAAGGGGGCCGTGCAGGACGTGCTGGACGAAGCGACGCTCGTCCTGCCCTTGGCCGGCGTCATCGACGTGGCGGCGGAAAGGGCGCGCCTGGACAAGGAAATCAAGAAGCTGGACGACGAAGTGGCCAAAGTGGACAAAAAACTCGCCAACGAAAGCTTCGTCGCCAAGGCCCCGCCCGAGGTGGTGGAGGAACAGCGCGAACGCCGCGCCGACCACGCCGCCAAGCGCGACAAGCTGAAGGACGCCTTGGCGCGCCTGAAGGATGCGTGA
- a CDS encoding NTP transferase domain-containing protein: protein MQCVVLAGGLGTRMLPRTEATPKTLLEVSGAPFASHQLRLLAGQGVRRVVYSIGHLGQQIRAFVGDGRRFGLEEVCYVDEGDCPMGTAGALRQAMESGALAERFFLLYGDSYLPTALAPIWAAADGHPALMTVHRNEGRWDASNVVFRNGRVVLYEKGRPDAAAIGMDHIDYGLAVLTRGTASEIPAGRQDLADFYHRLSREGRLAGYEVAERFYEIGSPAGLAELEAYLGHRHRGLP, encoded by the coding sequence GTGCAGTGCGTCGTCCTGGCCGGGGGGTTGGGCACCCGGATGCTCCCCCGTACCGAGGCCACGCCCAAGACCTTGCTGGAGGTAAGCGGCGCACCCTTTGCCTCCCACCAATTGCGACTCCTTGCAGGACAAGGGGTGCGGCGCGTGGTCTATAGCATCGGCCACCTGGGGCAACAGATCAGGGCCTTCGTCGGCGACGGCCGCCGCTTCGGCCTTGAGGAAGTCTGTTACGTCGACGAAGGCGACTGCCCGATGGGTACGGCCGGCGCCCTGCGCCAAGCCATGGAGTCCGGAGCCCTGGCGGAGCGCTTCTTCCTGCTCTATGGCGATTCCTACCTGCCAACCGCCTTGGCGCCGATATGGGCGGCGGCGGATGGCCACCCCGCCTTGATGACCGTCCATCGCAACGAAGGCCGCTGGGATGCCAGCAATGTCGTATTCCGGAATGGACGGGTGGTTCTCTACGAAAAGGGACGTCCAGATGCCGCCGCCATCGGCATGGACCATATCGACTACGGCCTCGCGGTTCTTACCCGCGGAACAGCATCGGAAATTCCGGCCGGCCGCCAGGACCTGGCCGATTTCTACCATAGACTCAGCCGAGAAGGTCGCCTGGCCGGGTACGAAGTCGCCGAACGCTTCTACGAGATCGGTTCCCCTGCCGGACTGGCGGAACTGGAGGCCTATCTTGGCCATCGGCACCGCGGCCTCCCCTAA
- a CDS encoding cyclic nucleotide-binding domain-containing protein, whose amino-acid sequence MKQIFLTATIGVFLAGAAGAADCRPGPVLGANEQFAPLGKGGIATLAIASRPVDLRRDDVLIQRGDKGDSLYVVGRGRLVVRIREGGKDIEVARPEPGGLVGEFMLLDSQDRTATVVAAEDSCVVEVTRRALAPLLVKDAELARRFARVIAERQGDASSFNVDVLAERIRTRAAAEASGKEERK is encoded by the coding sequence CGGGCGCGGCCGACTGTCGGCCGGGCCCCGTCCTGGGAGCTAACGAGCAGTTCGCCCCGCTCGGCAAGGGCGGCATCGCGACCCTGGCCATCGCCTCGCGGCCCGTCGACTTGCGGCGGGACGACGTGCTGATCCAGCGGGGCGACAAGGGCGACAGCCTGTACGTTGTAGGGCGCGGTCGGCTGGTGGTGCGCATCCGCGAAGGGGGTAAGGATATCGAGGTCGCCCGCCCGGAACCCGGGGGGCTGGTCGGCGAATTCATGCTGCTGGACAGCCAGGATCGTACCGCGACCGTCGTTGCTGCCGAGGACTCCTGTGTGGTCGAGGTGACGCGCCGTGCCCTGGCGCCCCTCTTGGTCAAGGACGCCGAACTGGCCCGGCGCTTCGCCCGCGTCATTGCCGAGCGCCAGGGCGATGCGTCGTCCTTCAACGTCGACGTCCTGGCCGAACGCATCCGTACCCGCGCCGCCGCCGAGGCGAGTGGGAAGGAGGAGAGAAAATAG
- a CDS encoding FAD-dependent oxidoreductase, which yields MKIGILGGGLTGLVAAAHLDHPCEVLEADGSIGGHCRSLIEDGYTFDLGGPHILFSRDPAILAGMLAELGDNVHQGRRANKVFFKGRYVKYPFENGLHDLEPEDRFECLKGYLFNDHPPPANFREWLLATFGTGIAEKYLIPYNEKIWNLPAAALGFEWCEGRIPKPPADDVIKAAVGVETEGYVHQLHFQYPRSGGIEALPRAYAARARGPLLTGFRASKVRREGDGWAVSDGGEFRHYDRLLSTIAMQDLLAALPGVPASVAAAAAALRFNSLIVVMLGVRDTPSLPYTAVYVPDPQYLSHRLSFPLSFTPEGAPPGHLAVAAEITTNPGDGVHELDDETVTARVIADLAAMGILEPEKVVFRRIHRTRYAYTVPVAGTDANRKTVLDFIESQGIVSAGRNAEFRYINMDEAVRSGRQAAERLNAVTAP from the coding sequence ATGAAGATCGGCATCCTGGGCGGCGGCCTGACCGGACTGGTGGCGGCGGCCCATCTCGACCATCCCTGCGAGGTTCTGGAGGCGGACGGGAGCATCGGCGGCCATTGCCGTTCGCTGATCGAGGACGGCTATACCTTCGATCTGGGAGGGCCGCACATTCTCTTTTCCCGCGACCCGGCCATCCTGGCCGGCATGCTGGCCGAACTGGGGGACAATGTCCACCAGGGGCGGCGGGCCAACAAGGTCTTCTTCAAGGGCCGCTATGTGAAATACCCGTTCGAGAACGGGCTTCACGACCTGGAGCCCGAGGACCGCTTCGAGTGCCTGAAGGGCTACCTGTTCAACGACCATCCGCCGCCCGCTAACTTCCGGGAATGGCTGCTGGCTACCTTCGGCACCGGCATCGCGGAAAAGTACCTGATCCCCTACAACGAGAAGATATGGAACCTGCCGGCTGCCGCCTTGGGCTTCGAGTGGTGCGAAGGCCGCATTCCCAAGCCGCCGGCCGACGACGTCATCAAGGCGGCGGTGGGGGTGGAGACGGAAGGCTACGTCCATCAACTTCATTTCCAATATCCCCGCTCGGGCGGAATCGAGGCCTTGCCGCGGGCCTACGCGGCCCGTGCGCGCGGGCCTTTGCTGACCGGGTTCCGGGCAAGCAAGGTTCGGCGGGAGGGCGACGGCTGGGCTGTTTCCGACGGCGGCGAATTCCGGCATTACGACCGCCTGCTATCGACCATCGCCATGCAGGATCTGCTGGCCGCCCTGCCCGGGGTGCCGGCGTCGGTGGCCGCGGCGGCAGCGGCCCTGCGCTTCAACTCGTTGATCGTGGTCATGCTGGGGGTGCGGGACACGCCGTCCTTGCCCTATACGGCGGTCTACGTCCCCGATCCGCAATATCTGTCGCATCGCCTGTCCTTTCCGCTCAGCTTCACGCCGGAAGGGGCGCCGCCGGGGCATCTGGCGGTGGCGGCCGAAATCACTACCAATCCCGGCGACGGCGTGCACGAGCTGGACGACGAGACCGTGACCGCCAGGGTCATCGCGGATTTGGCCGCCATGGGCATTCTGGAACCGGAAAAGGTGGTTTTCCGCCGCATCCACCGCACCCGCTACGCCTACACGGTGCCGGTGGCGGGCACGGATGCCAACCGCAAGACGGTCCTGGATTTCATCGAAAGCCAGGGCATCGTCAGCGCCGGACGCAACGCGGAATTCCGCTACATCAACATGGACGAAGCGGTGCGTTCCGGCCGCCAGGCGGCGGAGAGGCTGAACGCCGTTACAGCACCTTGA